A region from the Drosophila ananassae strain 14024-0371.13 chromosome 2L, ASM1763931v2, whole genome shotgun sequence genome encodes:
- the LOC6499579 gene encoding sodium-coupled monocarboxylate transporter 1 isoform X3, with protein sequence MSTTVESVAGGSGEVSSSPSSLNIHTIVADAIVKTAAVISSTVSPSSTTGASPATSTTTTTTPSPSSSSGAISTPTPTPTPGQSFSPPGGNEDGKISVKDLSQALQHFGTVDYLVFVAMLAVCAVIGVYFGFIEKKQKKQKLAGKDGAGAAGIEERRGSEALDYLVGGRQMKVFPVALSLVASFVSGISLLGTSTEIYVYGTQYAFILVTLAISGAISWYIFLPVFCNLQLTSTYEYFELRFNKSVRLLGSAFFTGANLIWLPIVIYVPALAFNQVTGINVHIITPIVCIVCIFYTTAGGLKAVVWTDVIQTVVMLGAIFFVVIKGTIDVGGLGVVIQRNFDSGRLEWPELTFDPKVRMSMLAMLVGNLAHNSYNLGCNQIITQRYLSLPGLKEMAHTSFIFISGLVVLMSICIYNGLLLYATYYDCDPLTTKLAVAKDQLVPLLVVQSLSNFPGVPGMFVAGVFSAALSSLSTGLNSLAAVFLEDYIKPLVKKPLSEHQIAITMRLCTVGIGVMSVALVFVVEQMGSHVMQLSMTIGSVVQGPLLGLFVMGLLCPSINSRSALFGSVVSFFFMGWLCITAQLAINSGEMHFESKPVSIDGCDYDFQRPLVTPANATFASDEPASLTFVQQVYHISFMFYSVMGATVGVVAAHIAGFFFGRNKAEDVDLELISPCIRRFQKSNYLSVKLDETILKSSNEKS encoded by the exons ATGTCCACCACTGTCGAGTCGGTTGCAGGAGGATCCGGGGAAGTTTCCTCCTCCCCGTCATCCCTTAACATTCATACTATCGTGGCTGATGCCATTGTGAAGACAGCGGCCGTAATTAGCAGCACAGTCTCTCCAAGCTCAACAACTGGCGCCTCCCCTGCCACCTCTACAACTACCACGACCACGCCCTCGCCCTCGTCCTCGTCAGGGGCCATCTCCACTCCTACACCCACGCCCACTCCCGGCCAATCATTCAGCCCCCCCGGGGGAAATGAGGATGGGAAAATCAGTGTGAAGGATTTGAGCCAGGCCCTGCAACATTTCGGCACTGTTGATTACTTGGTCTTTGTGGCCATGTTGGCGGTATGCGCCGTTATTGGCGTCTATTTCGGATTCATCGAAAAGAAGCAGAAGAAACAGAAGCTGGCCGGCAAGGATGGGGCTGGAGCGGCGGGCATCGAGGAGCGACGTGGCTCGGAGGCGCTGGACTACCTGGTGGGCGGACGCCAAATGAAAGTGTTTCCGGTCGCGCTGTCACTTGTGGCCAG CTTCGTGTCGGGTATCTCGCTTCTGGGAACTTCGACGGAAATTTACGTCTACGGCACCCAGTACGCCTTCATCCTGGTGACCCTGGCCATATCGGGAGCCATTTCGTGGTACATCTTCCTGCCCGTTTTCTGCAACCTGCAGCTGACATCCACCTATGAG TACTTCGAGTTGCGCTTCAACAAATCGGTTCGCCTGCTGGGATCCGCCTTCTTCACCGGCGCAAAT CTTATCTGGCTGCCCATCGTTATTTATGTGCCTGCGTTGGCCTTCAATCAAG TTACGGGCATAAATGTTCACATTATCACGCCAATCGTGTGCATCGTCTGCATTTTCTACACCACTGCTGGTGGCTTGAAGGCCGTTGTCTGGACAGATGTCATCCAAACTGTGGTCATGTTGGGAGCCATTTTCTTTGTTGTCATCAAGGGCACCATCGACGTGGGTGGGCTGGGCGTTGTCATTCAGCGGAACTTCGATAGCGGACGCCTCGAGTGGCCTGA GTTAACATTCGATCCCAAAGTTCGTATGTCTATGCTGGCCATGTTGGTCGGCAATCTGGCCCACAATTCATACAATTTGGGGTGCAACCAGATCATAACCCAGCGCTATCTGTCCCTGCCAGGACTAAAGGAGATGGCCCACACATCCTTCATATTTATTTCTGGATTGGTGGTTTTAATGTCGATCTGCATCTATAATGGACTTTTGCTTTATGCCACCTACTACGACTGCGATCCTCTGACCACTAAG TTGGCGGTGGCCAAGGATCAATTAGTTCCCCTCCTGGTGGTGCAGTCCCTCAGCAACTTTCCCGGAGTCCCGGGCATGTTCGTGGCCGGCGTGTTTAGTGCGGCCCTCAGTTCTCTCTCTACGGGACTTAATTCGCTGGCAGCCGTATTTCTGGAGGATTACATAAAGCCTTTGGTGAAAAAGCCCCTCTCCGAGCACCAGATTGCCATTACCATGCGACTCTGCACGGTGGGCATTGGAGTTATGAGCGTGGCTCTGGTCTTTGTGGTGGAGCAAATGGGCTCCCACGTGATGCAGCTTTCCATGACCATTGGATCGGTGGTTCAGGGTCCTCTGTTGGGTCTGTTTGTGATGGGTCTGCTGTGCCCCAGCATCAACTCAAGG AGTGCCTTGTTCGGATCCGTTGTTTCGTTCTTTTTTATGGGATGGCTATGTATCACTGCCCAACTGGCCATCAACTCCGGGGAAATGCACTTCGAGAGCAAGCCCGTGAGCATCGATGGCTGCGACTACGACTTCCAGCGACCTTTAGTGACCCCTGCTAACGCCACCTTTGCTTCCGATGAACCTGC ATCTCTCACTTTCGTCCAGCAAGTCTACCACATCTCCTTCATGTTCTATAGTGTGATGGGGGCGACAGTGGGCGTGGTGGCCGCCCACATTGCAGGCTTTTTCTTCGGACGTAACAAGGCCGAGGACGTGGACTTGGAGCTCATTTCCCCCTGTATCCGTAGGTTCCAGAAGTCCAACTACTTGAGCGTAAAGCTCGATGAGACCATTCTGAAGAGTTCAAACGAAAAATCCTAG
- the LOC6499579 gene encoding sodium-coupled monocarboxylate transporter 1 isoform X6 encodes MSTTVESVAGGSGEVSSSPSSLNIHTIVADAIVKTAAVISSTVSPSSTTGASPATSTTTTTTPSPSSSSGAISTPTPTPTPGQSFSPPGGNEDGKISVKDLSQALQHFGTVDYLVFVAMLAVCAVIGVYFGFIEKKQKKQKLAGKDGAGAAGIEERRGSEALDYLVGGRQMKVFPVALSLVASFVSGISLLGTSTEIYVYGTQYAFILVTLAISGAISWYIFLPVFCNLQLTSTYEYFELRFNKSVRLLGSAFFTGANLIWLPIVIYVPALAFNQVTGINIHIITPIVCLVCIFYTTAGGLKAVVWTDVIQTVVMVGAILFVIIKGTIDVGGVGVVIQRNLDSGRLEWPEFTLDPKVRVSMLALLVGTVGHNAYNFGLNQSMTQRFMSLPNVKKMGQTCLIFVVGLILLYSLCIYNGLLLFATYYDCDPLTTKLAVAKDQLVPLLVVQSLSSFPGVPGMFVAGVFSAALSSLSTGLNSLAAVFLEDYIRPLAKKPLTEHQIAITMRLCTVIIGVLSVALVFVVERMGSHVMQLAVTMGSVVQGPLLGIFLMGLLCPSINSKSAIAGSIFSFIFMGWLTLSAQMAINSGEISPETKPVSTEGCDYEFDRPLVTLVNATLPEAGPASLSFAEQLYHISFLLYTVIGGTVGVAAAYIAGFFFGRNKAGEVDLDLLSPCVRRFQKQKYSSVELDEKRVKN; translated from the exons ATGTCCACCACTGTCGAGTCGGTTGCAGGAGGATCCGGGGAAGTTTCCTCCTCCCCGTCATCCCTTAACATTCATACTATCGTGGCTGATGCCATTGTGAAGACAGCGGCCGTAATTAGCAGCACAGTCTCTCCAAGCTCAACAACTGGCGCCTCCCCTGCCACCTCTACAACTACCACGACCACGCCCTCGCCCTCGTCCTCGTCAGGGGCCATCTCCACTCCTACACCCACGCCCACTCCCGGCCAATCATTCAGCCCCCCCGGGGGAAATGAGGATGGGAAAATCAGTGTGAAGGATTTGAGCCAGGCCCTGCAACATTTCGGCACTGTTGATTACTTGGTCTTTGTGGCCATGTTGGCGGTATGCGCCGTTATTGGCGTCTATTTCGGATTCATCGAAAAGAAGCAGAAGAAACAGAAGCTGGCCGGCAAGGATGGGGCTGGAGCGGCGGGCATCGAGGAGCGACGTGGCTCGGAGGCGCTGGACTACCTGGTGGGCGGACGCCAAATGAAAGTGTTTCCGGTCGCGCTGTCACTTGTGGCCAG CTTCGTGTCGGGTATCTCGCTTCTGGGAACTTCGACGGAAATTTACGTCTACGGCACCCAGTACGCCTTCATCCTGGTGACCCTGGCCATATCGGGAGCCATTTCGTGGTACATCTTCCTGCCCGTTTTCTGCAACCTGCAGCTGACATCCACCTATGAG TACTTCGAGTTGCGCTTCAACAAATCGGTTCGCCTGCTGGGATCCGCCTTCTTCACCGGCGCAAAT CTTATCTGGCTGCCCATCGTTATTTATGTGCCTGCGTTGGCCTTCAATCAAG TTACTGGCATAAACATTCATATTATTACCCCGATTGTATGCCTCGTCTGCATTTTTTACACCACTGCCGGCGGTTTGAAGGCCGTTGTCTGGACAGATGTGATCCAAACCGTGGTCATGGTGGGAGCCATTTTGTTCGTCATTATCAAAGGCACCATCGATGTGGGTGGGGTGGGAGTAGTTATCCAGCGCAACCTTGACAGCGGACGCCTTGAATGGCCAGA ATTTACCCTTGACCCTAAAGTGAGGGTCTCCATGTTGGCCTTGTTGGTTGGGACTGTGGGACACAATGCCTACAATTTCGGCTTGAATCAGTCAATGACCCAGCGCTTCATGTCCTTGCCAAATGTCAAAAAAATGGGCCAAACTTGCttgatttttgttgttggcctAATTTTATTGTATTCCTTATGTATTTACAATGGGCTTCTGCTTTTCGCCACCTACTATGACTGCGATCCTCTGACCACAAAG TTGGCGGTGGCCAAGGATCAGTTGGTACCCCTTCTGGTGGTGCAGTCCCTCAGCTCCTTTCCCGGAGTCCCGGGAATGTTTGTGGCCGGCGTGTTTAGTGCCGCCCTCAGTTCGCTCTCGACGGGTCTTAATTCTCTGGCCGCGGTATTTCTGGAGGACTACATCAGACCCTTGGCAAAGAAGCCCCTCACCGAACACCAGATCGCCATTACCATGCGGCTCTGCACAGTCATCATTGGAGTTCTGAGCGTGGCTCTGGTCTTTGTTGTGGAGCGAATGGGCTCCCATGTGATGCAGTTGGCCGTCACCATGGGCTCAGTGGTCCAGGGGCCACTACTGGGAATATTCCTTATGGGTCTTCTATGTCCCAGCATCAATTCAAAA AGCGCCATTGCAGGATCTATTTTCTCGTTCATCTTCATGGGCTGGCTGACCCTTTCGGCCCAAATGGCCATAAATTCTGGGGAAATTAGTCCTGAAACCAAGCCGGTGAGCACCGAGGGCTGTGATTATGAATTCGATCGCCCCCTAGTGACCCTGGTAAATGCGACACTTCCGGAGGCAGGGCCTGC GTCCCTCAGTTTCGCCGAACAGCTCTATCACATATCCTTCCTGCTGTACACCGTCATTGGGGGTacagtgggcgtggcagccGCCTACATTGCGGGATTTTTCTTTGGCCGAAACAAAGCCGGCGAAGTGGACTTAGATTTGCTGTCGCCGTGCGTTCGCCGATTCCAGAAACAGAAATACTCCAGCGTAGAACTGGATGAGAAAAGagttaaaaactaa
- the LOC6499578 gene encoding lipase 3 has translation MKNRFVSLFLILAGLAVSGIHSAALDGVIDLYKLYDNPEAHVSLKGKLTTADRIASHGYPSEHHYIPTEDGYVVGAFRIPYSHKLQNQNQKRPIAFLQHGLGSCSDAWILQGPDNSLPYLLADAGYDVWMGNARGTAYSRNHTTLSTENPNFWKFSWHEIAVYDITAIIDYALSTENGKDQDSLHYVGHSQGTTVYFALMSSLPEYNEKIKTAHMFAPVAIMKNMANPLVRALGPYLGHQGIYATLFGTQEFLPHNDFVMSLFFNICQPDFLLRPVCENAMQTLYSGGRVNMTAMPDAMATHPAGCSTDQMLHYLQEQQSGYFRRFDYGAKKNLLIYGTEEPAEYPVELITSAVHMWYSDNDAMAAVEDVEKFASRLPNKFMHHMLDKMWTHGDYALNREVRKYVNEPVIAIMEEYEQKNGGM, from the exons ATGAAGAATCGGTTTGTGAGTCTCTTTCTTATCCTGGCTGGATTGGCAGTTTCAGGAATTCACTCAGCGGCTCTCGATGGAGTTATTGATTTATACAAGCTGTACGATAATCCAGAGGCTCATGTCAGCCTCAAGGGAAAGTTGACAACG GCTGATCGCATTGCCTCCCATGGATATCCTTCGGAACATCATTATATTCCTACCGAGGACGGCTATGTTGTGGGTGCATTCCGGATCCCATATTCTCATAAATTGCAGAACCAAAACCAGAAACGACCCATTGCGTTCCTTCAACATGGACTAGGTAGCTGTTCTGATGcctggattttgcaagggCCTGATAATAGTCTTCCGTATTTACTGGCTGATGCTGGCTATGATGTCTGGATGGGCAACGCTCGAGGCACCGCCTATTCCAGAAACCACACGACTCTGTCTACCGAAAACCCCAATTTCTGGAAATTTAGTTGGCATGAGATCGCAGTCTACGATATAACCGCCATTATTGATTATGCCCTGAGCACGGAAAACGGCAAGGATCAGGACTCCCTTCATTATGTAGGCCATTCGCAGGGCACAACCGTGTACTTTGCCCTAATGTCCTCGCTTCCGGAATAcaacgaaaaaataaaaacggctCATATGTTTGCCCCGGTGGCTATAATGAAGAACATGGCCAATCCTTTAGTGCGAGCCTTGGGTCCATATTTGGGCCACCAGGGCATTTATGCCACCCTCTTTGGTACCCAGGAGTTTCTGCCCCATAATGATTTCGTCATGTccctatttttcaatatttgccAACCAGATTTTTTGCTGCGCCCGGTTTGCGAAAACGCCATGCAAACTCTCTATTCAGGAGGTCGTGTTAATATG ACAGCAATGCCAGATGCAATGGCCACCCATCCGGCAGGATGTTCCACCGATCAGATGCTTCATTATCTTCAGGAGCAGCAGTCCGGATATTTCCGGCGATTCGACTACGGAGCTAAAAAGAATCTGCTAATCTACGGGACCGAGGAGCCTGCAGAGTATCCTGTCGAGCTAATTACCTCAGCGGTGCACATGTGGTACTCGGACAACGATGCCATGGCTGCCGTAGaggatgttgaaaaatttgCAAGCCGACTGCCCAACAAGTTTATGCACCACATGTTGGACAAAATGTGGACCCACGGGGACTACGCCCTCAACCGGGAGGTCCGAAAGTACGTCAATGAGCCAGTGATTGCCATCATGGAAGAGTACGAACAAAAGAACGGCGGCATGTGA
- the LOC6499577 gene encoding lipase 3, producing the protein MSRALIVLATVLAIVQSAPLEKEQIPADVPDYYELFNNPEAHLALAKAPTTIKFIEDHGYPAERHYVTTEDGYIISLFRIPYSHNLQNQDVKRPIAFLQHGLFGSSDVWPSLGPDDGLPFLLSDAGYDVWLGNARGNRYSKNHTSLSLKHPNFWRFSWHEIGYYDIAAAIDYTLSTENGKGQEGIHYVGHSQGTTVMFVLLSMRPEYNAKIKTAHLLAPVAFMHNMEDFMVNTLSSTLGFNNVYSKLFSSQEFLPHNDFVLAFFYNVCLPKSPVLSIFCSDDEEVETVVEQGRTNSTANSVIAGVMPAGISTDQVLHYMQEHQSAHFRQFDFGAKKNLIVYGSEEPTDYPTEKITAEMHLWYSDNDEMSAVEDVLQVAATLPNKVMHHMEDPLWDHGDFANNWEVRKYINEPIIAIMNEYEARTK; encoded by the exons ATGTCGCGAGCTCTTATTGTCCTTGCCACTGTTTTGGCAATCGTGCAGAGTGCTCCTCTTGAGAAGGAACAGATTCCTGCGGATGTTCCTGACTATTATGAGCTATTTAATAATCCCGAAGCTCATTTGGCTCTGGCCAAAGCACCTACTACG ATTAAATTTATCGAAGATCACGGCTATCCAGCAGAACGTCATTATGTGACCACTGAGGACGGCTACATCATCAGTCTCTTCCGCATTCCCTATTCGCACAATCTACAGAATCAGGATGTCAAGCGACCCATCGCCTTCCTCCAGCATGGACTCTTTGGCAGCTCCGATGTCTGGCCCAGCCTGGGACCGGATGATGGGCTTCCCTTCCTGCTTTCCGACGCGGGCTACGACGTTTGGCTGGGAAATGCCCGCGGAAATAGGTACTCCAAGAACCACACATCCCTCTCTTTGAAGCACCCGAACTTTTGGCGGTTCAGCTGGCACGAGATTGGATACTACGATATCGCCGCTGCCATTGACTACACGCTCTCCACCGAGAACGGAAAGGGCCAGGAAGGGATCCACTATGTGGGCCATTCCCAAGGCACCACTGTCATGTTCGTCTTGCTTTCTATGCGGCCAGAATATAACGCCAAGATCAAGACAGCTCATCTGCTGGCCCCAGTAGCCTTTATGCATAATATGGAGGACTTTATGGTCAACACCTTGTCTTCTACTCTCGGTTTCAACAATGTTTACTCGAAGCTCTTTAGCTCCCAAGAATTCTTGCCCCACAACGATTTTGTTCTGGCATTTTTCTACAACGTTTGTCTCCCGAAATCGCCGGTATTGTCCATTTTCTGCAGCGACGACGAAGAAGTGGAAACAGTTGTGGAACAAGGTCGAACCAATTCG ACCGCTAATTCAGTAATAGCTGGTGTTATGCCCGCTGGAATTTCCACCGACCAAGTTCTGCACTATATGCAGGAACATCAATCAGCTCATTTCCGTCAATTTGATTTTGGAgcaaaaaagaatttaattgTCTATGGATCAGAAGAACCCACTGATTATCCAACGGAGAAAATTACCGCTGAAATGCATCTTTGGTACTCGGATAACGATGAAATGTCTGCCGTGGAGGATGTCCTGCAGGTAGCGGCGACCCTTCCCAATAAAGTAATGCATCACATGGAGGATCCTCTCTGGGATCATGGAGATTTTGCCAACAATTGGGAAGTGCGAAAATACATAAACGAACCGATTATAGCCATCATGAATGAGTACGAGGCAAGAACTAAGTGA
- the LOC6499576 gene encoding laccase-14 encodes MFKRESKSFLCQRLILLLVLGVAQLQAEVLNENSQQAKFEWPSFPWTRNKTNKNTPSSLNDLDLKNDYTQMELANFGDFDRHPCRRVCQQGQSMNCYYQLVVHNYQRLGPECQRCQQDERACASENCIFGDGVASLVMAVNRMVPGPPIELCENDTVVVDVLNYLGESTTMHWHGVHMIRTPEMDGAPYTTQYPLQPGEVQRYEYQVDRSGLLWYHSHVGWQRGFGVAGALIVRQTRQENVHAQLYDYDLGEHTLMIQDIFYNYNLQEVRNILVNGKGRNHLSQLPDNDNRHRYERLRVTPGYRYRMRVVLNGIANCPVEFSIEQHKLLIISTDGNDIEPVLADGFFLTSAERFDFILEANQYAKNYWIRVRGYEQCEERNLYQGAVLSYRGSARTELPQGSILENPNSRSEEEDSVWVNDYRFRSPNSTDKSSLRQSLDKDNNVGTVALRSVQPVSWSRYTKFLTYYSSFGSRTAPNGEVLFQIDDISYNSPGISLLQGRHLYQDDGYFCNKSSLAREGRNCEREQCECTHVIRLPAYRPIEMVVANLMENTHPFHIHGYTIRLVGQGVLANANEVRNIRELDRRGRLSRLKDDYVAVAKDTVQIPGLGYIIVRFVSNNPGFWLYHCHIEAHSVQGMVAVLKVGEDHQMKRIPARVRC; translated from the exons ATGTTCAAACGCGAAAGTAAAAGTTTTCTCTGCCAACGGCTTATACTACTCCTGGTGTTGGGCGTAGCACAGCTCCAGGCCGAGGTCCTTAACGAAAACTCCCAGCAGGCCAAATTCGAGTGGCCATCGTTTCCATGGACGCGGAACAAGACCAACAAAAACACTCCCTCGTCTCTCAATGATCTGGATTTAAAAAACGATTACACCCAGATGGAGTTGGCCAACTTTGGGGACTTTGATCGCCATCCGTGTAGAAGAGTGTGCCAGCAGGGTCAGTCCATGAACTGTTATTACCAGTTAGTGGTTCACAACTACCAGAGGCTGGGCCCAGAGTGTCAGAGGTGTCAGCAGGACGAAAGGGCTTGCGCCTCCGAAAATTGCATCTTCGGCGATGGTGTAGCCAGTCTGGTGATGGCAGTGAACAGAATGGTGCCAGGACCTCCCATCGAATTGTGCGAAAATGATACTGTTGTGGTTGATGTACTGAACTATCTGGGTGAATCCACCACCATGCACTGGCACGGTGTCCACATGATTCGTACTCCCGAAATGGATGGCGCTCCCTATACCACGCAGTATCCTTTGCAGCCGGGCGAAGTCCAGCGGTATGAATATCAAGTGGATCGCAGTGGCTTGCTTTGGTATCACAGTCACGTCGGCTGGCAGAGGGGCTTCGGGGTGGCTGGTGCCCTAATCGTCCGGCAAACTCGGCAGGAGAATGTGCACGCCCAACTCTACGACTACGATCTAGGGGAACACACTCTGATGATACAGGATATATTTTATAACTATAACCTGCAGGAGGTTCGCAACATCCTGGTGAACGGAAAAGGGCGCAATCATCTTAGTCAGCTGCCGGATAATGACAATCGCCATCGGTACGAAAGGCTTCGAGTTACGCCAGGCTACCGCTACAGGATGCGGGTAGTCCTTAATGGAATTGCCAACTGTCCTGTGGAGTTCTCCATAGAGCAGCACAAGCTTTTGATCATCAGCACCGATGGTAATGACATCGAGCCTGTCTTGGCAGATGGTTTTTTCCTGACGTCCGCCGAGAGATTTGATTTCATCTTGGAGGCCAATCAGTATGCCAAAAATTATTGGATCAGGGTTCGTGGATATGAGCAGTGTGAGGAAAGAAATCTCTACCAAGGAGCAGTGCTTAGTTATCGGGGATCTGCTCGAACGGAACTGCCGCAAGGCAGTATCCTGGAGAATCCAAACAGCCGCTCTGAGGAGGAAGACTCCGTTTGGGTCAACGACTACCGTTTTCGGTCGCCAAATTCAACAGATAAGTCCTCCCTGCGCCAATCCCTGGACAAGGACAACAACGTGGGCACCGTGGCCCTGCGTTCCGTGCAACCAGTGTCCTGGTCCCGCTATACAAAATTCCTAACCTACTACTCTAGCTTTGGATCGCGAACGGCACCCAATGGTGAAGTTCTCTTCCAGATTGATGACATATCTTACAACTCTCCGGGGATATCGCTGCTGCAGGGTCGACATCTCTACCAGGACGATGGTTATTTTTGCAACAAAAGCTCCCTGGCTCGCGAGGGACGTAACTGCGAACGGGAGCAGTGTGAGTGCACTCACGTGATCCGCCTTCCAGCATACAGACCTATTGAAATGGTAGTAGCCAATTTAATGGAGAACACGCATCCTTTCCACATTCATGGCTACACTATCCGTTTGGTGGGACAAGGAGTTCTGGCCAATGCCAATGAGGTCCGAAAT atcCGGGAACTCGATCGCAGAGGCCGTCTTTCTCGCTTGAAGGATGATTATGTCGCGGTGGCAAAGGACACGGTTCAGATTCCGGGTCTCGGCTACATAATCGTTCGCTTCGTATCTAATAATCCTGGATTTTGGCTATACCACTGCCATATTGAAGCGCATTCGGTTCAAGGAATGGTGGCAGTCCTGAAAGTTGGCGAAGATCATCAAATGAAACGCATTCCGGCACGCGTGcgttgttaa
- the LOC6499575 gene encoding extracellular superoxide dismutase [Cu-Zn] isoform X2, with the protein MIIKLILVLVIGYGSIFAPGCAQNLLDRLRPVNMTRMDDGIKVVSGTKVKRYERLTVPLGGPAGIPGAAGLLGPLLPPQPAYLGYTYLVPQWQAGAKLMGDGEAAGVSGMISFQQLPYSSDIKVTINVTGLPPGKHALHIHTFGDVSDGCKSTGGQFPNNFLGNVDTKDDGSISAVFQSIYLQLFGFNGIVGRSIVIHSKAIDLNTALNAEVFSSSLQPMPNALAYQNEENSLGAPIACGVISLMSTAASSGGMATAPPAAATAEA; encoded by the exons ATGATTATTAAACTAATTCTGGTGTTGGTAATTGGATATGGTAGTATTTTCGCGCCCGGTTGCGCACAAAATTTATTGGATCGCCTGCGTCCGGTGAACATGACTCGAATGGATGACGGAATCAAAGTGGTTTCCGGCACCAAAGTAAAGCGGTACGAACGGTTGACGGTGCCGCTGGGAGGTCCTGCGGGGATTCCCGGGGCAGCCGGACTTCTTGGACCGCTTTTGCCACCACAACCGGCATATTTGGGATATACCTAT TTAGTGCCTCAATGGCAAGCTGGAGCCAAATTAATGGGCGACGGCGAGGCAGCGGGTGTATCTGGAATGATCTCGTTCCAGCAACTACCCTATAGTTCGGACATCAAGGTGACCATTAATGTGACAGGACTGCCCCCTGGAAAACATGCCCTGCACATCCACACCTTCGGAGATGTAAGCGATGGATGCAAATCCACGGGAGGACAATTCCCCAATAATTTT TTGGGCAATGTGGATACAAAGGACGATGGAAGCATTTCTGCCGTTTTTCAAAGCATTTATTTGCAGTTGTTCGGCTTCAATGGCATTGTCGGCCGATCCATAGTGATCCACAGCAAGGCCATTGACCTGAACACGGCCTTAAATGCGGAGGTGTTCTCGTCCTCCCTACAGCCCATGCCCAATGCCTTGGCCTACCAGAACGAGGAGAACTCGCTGGGTGCCCCGATTGCCTGCGGAGTGATTAGTCTGATGAGCACGGCAGCCAGTTCAGGTGGCATGGCTACTGCCCCACCAGCTGCTGCGACTGCGGAGGCTTAA
- the LOC6499575 gene encoding extracellular superoxide dismutase [Cu-Zn] isoform X1, which translates to MIIKLILVLVIGYGSIFAPGCAQNLLDRLRPVNMTRMDDGIKVVSGTKVKRYERLTVPLGGPAGIPGAAGLLGPLLPPQPAYLGYTYQLVPQWQAGAKLMGDGEAAGVSGMISFQQLPYSSDIKVTINVTGLPPGKHALHIHTFGDVSDGCKSTGGQFPNNFLGNVDTKDDGSISAVFQSIYLQLFGFNGIVGRSIVIHSKAIDLNTALNAEVFSSSLQPMPNALAYQNEENSLGAPIACGVISLMSTAASSGGMATAPPAAATAEA; encoded by the exons ATGATTATTAAACTAATTCTGGTGTTGGTAATTGGATATGGTAGTATTTTCGCGCCCGGTTGCGCACAAAATTTATTGGATCGCCTGCGTCCGGTGAACATGACTCGAATGGATGACGGAATCAAAGTGGTTTCCGGCACCAAAGTAAAGCGGTACGAACGGTTGACGGTGCCGCTGGGAGGTCCTGCGGGGATTCCCGGGGCAGCCGGACTTCTTGGACCGCTTTTGCCACCACAACCGGCATATTTGGGATATACCTAT CAGTTAGTGCCTCAATGGCAAGCTGGAGCCAAATTAATGGGCGACGGCGAGGCAGCGGGTGTATCTGGAATGATCTCGTTCCAGCAACTACCCTATAGTTCGGACATCAAGGTGACCATTAATGTGACAGGACTGCCCCCTGGAAAACATGCCCTGCACATCCACACCTTCGGAGATGTAAGCGATGGATGCAAATCCACGGGAGGACAATTCCCCAATAATTTT TTGGGCAATGTGGATACAAAGGACGATGGAAGCATTTCTGCCGTTTTTCAAAGCATTTATTTGCAGTTGTTCGGCTTCAATGGCATTGTCGGCCGATCCATAGTGATCCACAGCAAGGCCATTGACCTGAACACGGCCTTAAATGCGGAGGTGTTCTCGTCCTCCCTACAGCCCATGCCCAATGCCTTGGCCTACCAGAACGAGGAGAACTCGCTGGGTGCCCCGATTGCCTGCGGAGTGATTAGTCTGATGAGCACGGCAGCCAGTTCAGGTGGCATGGCTACTGCCCCACCAGCTGCTGCGACTGCGGAGGCTTAA